One part of the Phoenix dactylifera cultivar Barhee BC4 chromosome 4, palm_55x_up_171113_PBpolish2nd_filt_p, whole genome shotgun sequence genome encodes these proteins:
- the LOC103720598 gene encoding rhomboid-like protein 15 isoform X1, whose amino-acid sequence MRPNVVTEAGLSTRLCQWWASVPFITSGVVILCGLIYLVCLLSGYDSFIEICFLPSEVVSRFQVYRIYTSVLFHGSLLHVLFNMLALVPLGTELERIMGSIRLLYLMFLLATTNAIFHLIIALVVAHIPLYPYPFLMNECAIGFSGIIFSMIVIETNLSGVQSRSVFGLFSVPAKWYAWILLVLFQLLATNVSLLGHLCGILSGFAYTYGLFNYLLPGPSFYYSIESSSLLSACIRRPGFILCTGGTTYGQLPMFSNATTASSGLSPGNIWRNLSSWMPQREVSTSQPAQDSRFPGRGMTLGSARSHSATTADSDISLQARLLDNSAPDHPLETAPPSTEPRASNGRHLTVDSESIALLAAQNQGVDNFEEELKKLVAMGFEKTQAEVALAAADGDPSVAIEILMSQQG is encoded by the exons ATGAGACCGAACGTAGTCACCGAG GCTGGATTGTCTACTAGGCTATGTCAATGGTGGGCTAGTGTTCCATTCATCACTTCTGGTGTGGTTATATTGTGTGGATTAATTTACTTGGTGTGCCTATTGAGTGGGTATGACTCCTTTATCGAGATATGCTTCTTGCCTTCTGAAGTGGTTTCACGGTTCCAAG tcTACAGGATTTACACGTCCGTTCTTTTTCATGGATCTCTGCTGCATGTTCTTTTCAATATGTTGGCATTGGTTCCTCTGGGTACAGAGTTGGAGAGAATTATGGGATCCATCCGCCTTTTGTATTTAATGTTCTTGCTTGCTACAACTAATGCTATTTTTCATCTTATTATTGCTTTAGTTGTGGCCCACATTCCTTTATACCCTTATCCATTTCTGATGAATGAATGTGCCATTGGTTTTTCTGGAATCATATTCTCGATGATCGTCATAGAGACAAACCTAAGCGGGGTACAATCTAGGAG TGTTTTTGGACTCTTCAGTGTCCCTGCCAAATG GTATGCGTGGATCTTATTGGTACTGTTCCAACTTCTTGCAACCAACGtttcattattgggacacttgTGCGGAATTTTATCTGGGTTTGCAT ACACTTATGGATTGTTCAACTACTTGCTACCCGGACCGTCTTTCTACTATTCCATTGAAAGCTCCTCTCTTCTA TCTGCTTGTATACGACGTCCTGGATTTATTTTGTGCACTGGCGGGACTACATATGGTCAGCTTCCTATGTTTTCGAATGCAACTACAGCATCCAG TGGTTTAAGCCCAGGAAACATATGGAGGAATCTTTCTTCATGGATGCCACAAAGGGAGGTGTCAACCAGTCAG CCAGCACAAGACTCCAGATTTCCTGGGAGGGGAATGACTCTTGGCTCTGCACGAAGTCACTCAGCTACTACAGCTGATTCTGATATAAGCTTGCAGGCTAGACTCCTAGATAATTCTGCTCCAGATCATCCCTTAGAAACAGCACCACCAAGCACAGAACCACGAGCATCAAATGGAAG GCATTTAACTGTAGACAGTGAGAGCATCGCTCTATTAGCTGCACAAAATCAG GGTGTAGATAACTTTGAAGAAGAGCTCAAGAAACTAGTGGCAATGGGTTTTGAGAAG ACCCAGGCTGAAGTTGCCCTTGCTGCTGCTGATGGAGATCCTAGTGTTGCCATTGAAATTCTCATGAGCCAACAG GGTTAA
- the LOC103720598 gene encoding rhomboid-like protein 15 isoform X2 produces the protein MRPNVVTEAGLSTRLCQWWASVPFITSGVVILCGLIYLVCLLSGYDSFIEICFLPSEVVSRFQVYRIYTSVLFHGSLLHVLFNMLALVPLVVAHIPLYPYPFLMNECAIGFSGIIFSMIVIETNLSGVQSRSVFGLFSVPAKWYAWILLVLFQLLATNVSLLGHLCGILSGFAYTYGLFNYLLPGPSFYYSIESSSLLSACIRRPGFILCTGGTTYGQLPMFSNATTASSGLSPGNIWRNLSSWMPQREVSTSQPAQDSRFPGRGMTLGSARSHSATTADSDISLQARLLDNSAPDHPLETAPPSTEPRASNGRHLTVDSESIALLAAQNQGVDNFEEELKKLVAMGFEKTQAEVALAAADGDPSVAIEILMSQQG, from the exons ATGAGACCGAACGTAGTCACCGAG GCTGGATTGTCTACTAGGCTATGTCAATGGTGGGCTAGTGTTCCATTCATCACTTCTGGTGTGGTTATATTGTGTGGATTAATTTACTTGGTGTGCCTATTGAGTGGGTATGACTCCTTTATCGAGATATGCTTCTTGCCTTCTGAAGTGGTTTCACGGTTCCAAG tcTACAGGATTTACACGTCCGTTCTTTTTCATGGATCTCTGCTGCATGTTCTTTTCAATATGTTGGCATTGGTTCCTCTGG TTGTGGCCCACATTCCTTTATACCCTTATCCATTTCTGATGAATGAATGTGCCATTGGTTTTTCTGGAATCATATTCTCGATGATCGTCATAGAGACAAACCTAAGCGGGGTACAATCTAGGAG TGTTTTTGGACTCTTCAGTGTCCCTGCCAAATG GTATGCGTGGATCTTATTGGTACTGTTCCAACTTCTTGCAACCAACGtttcattattgggacacttgTGCGGAATTTTATCTGGGTTTGCAT ACACTTATGGATTGTTCAACTACTTGCTACCCGGACCGTCTTTCTACTATTCCATTGAAAGCTCCTCTCTTCTA TCTGCTTGTATACGACGTCCTGGATTTATTTTGTGCACTGGCGGGACTACATATGGTCAGCTTCCTATGTTTTCGAATGCAACTACAGCATCCAG TGGTTTAAGCCCAGGAAACATATGGAGGAATCTTTCTTCATGGATGCCACAAAGGGAGGTGTCAACCAGTCAG CCAGCACAAGACTCCAGATTTCCTGGGAGGGGAATGACTCTTGGCTCTGCACGAAGTCACTCAGCTACTACAGCTGATTCTGATATAAGCTTGCAGGCTAGACTCCTAGATAATTCTGCTCCAGATCATCCCTTAGAAACAGCACCACCAAGCACAGAACCACGAGCATCAAATGGAAG GCATTTAACTGTAGACAGTGAGAGCATCGCTCTATTAGCTGCACAAAATCAG GGTGTAGATAACTTTGAAGAAGAGCTCAAGAAACTAGTGGCAATGGGTTTTGAGAAG ACCCAGGCTGAAGTTGCCCTTGCTGCTGCTGATGGAGATCCTAGTGTTGCCATTGAAATTCTCATGAGCCAACAG GGTTAA